From a single Leclercia sp. AS011 genomic region:
- a CDS encoding fimbria/pilus outer membrane usher protein, with the protein MQRSWMKCYALTSCLFTATECTAQSEYNTAFFHGANAGELIKLIDPDYGILPGIYKLDVYINHNLVDQHDIELVRDNDKNQVRPCLSASQLRAWSVSISAQLDNSCVDLAQQFPGASVNTNLAEHRLNIQMPQIYMNKRPRGAIPTTMYDDGITGAFVNYNLVANNLKSYGHESQYAYLYLNSGLNLDAWRLRTTSNLTKNSGQEHRWQNVSTWMERALPSWQSRIIIGQASTGNTLFDSVPFRGIQLASEQMMLPTSQTQYAPVVRGVAESNARVEVRQNNYLIYSTNVPPGPFEFNDIVAVSRSGNLDVSIIETDGRRNNIVIPYTVLPGLVRYGQYNYELVVGKYHDGAGGYSPSFAESQLSWGMSNTITLNSGVLAAENYSSVAAGVGKNMGNLGAVSFDLSLSDTRLARGDSRQGGSARFLYAKSFIDSHTDFLVAGYRYSSAGYYDFQEAVQERRRWDDGHYKSYYWDEEDSSDPQWMDTRPEITYQANYAIKKDRLDLTLNQQIGELSQFYLTFSKQSYWQNSRSDTSIQSGLTSRLGKMTWSLYYQNTRSHYMSNDSSFNLRLSLPLNFGNHQTNATADFHTDRSGKVSSTAGLSGSLLEDSRLSYSVQAEKDNSTRTAGSMSIGYQGQAGNLWLGYANAENTQQSSMNLSGGIVAHSGGITLSQPLGTTFTLIEAKNAQGVGLQNLTGVRIDPFGYAVAPNAIPYRNNTYTLNTHDLPDDLDVPMATQNTVPTRGAITRVHFDTYSGESLLIHSRLADNSFPPVGAQAYSKRDRNNGIVGPDGEIFVSGVEQGEILVIRWGDLPDEQCRIKIPASNGQKSTGYREVSAVCQ; encoded by the coding sequence ATGCAACGATCATGGATGAAATGTTATGCGTTGACTTCATGTTTATTTACCGCCACAGAGTGTACCGCGCAAAGTGAGTATAACACTGCCTTTTTTCATGGAGCCAACGCGGGTGAGTTAATTAAGCTTATTGATCCTGATTATGGTATTTTGCCCGGAATTTATAAGCTCGATGTCTATATTAACCACAACCTTGTTGATCAACATGATATCGAACTGGTCAGAGACAATGATAAAAATCAGGTACGTCCCTGCCTCAGTGCCAGCCAATTGCGGGCATGGTCTGTCAGTATATCGGCACAACTGGATAATAGCTGCGTGGATCTGGCTCAACAATTCCCCGGAGCCTCTGTCAATACCAATCTGGCGGAACACCGCCTGAATATTCAGATGCCGCAAATTTATATGAATAAGCGACCTCGTGGGGCAATTCCTACGACGATGTATGACGACGGTATCACGGGCGCGTTTGTTAATTACAACCTGGTGGCTAATAATCTTAAAAGCTACGGACATGAGAGTCAGTACGCTTATCTCTATCTGAATAGCGGGCTGAATTTAGATGCCTGGCGTTTGCGCACGACTTCTAACCTGACCAAAAATAGCGGCCAGGAACATCGCTGGCAGAATGTCTCTACCTGGATGGAGCGGGCACTGCCTTCCTGGCAAAGTCGCATTATTATTGGTCAGGCCAGCACTGGAAATACGCTTTTTGACAGTGTGCCCTTCCGGGGTATACAGCTTGCTTCTGAGCAGATGATGCTGCCTACCAGCCAGACACAATATGCACCGGTCGTCCGTGGCGTGGCGGAGAGCAATGCTCGTGTGGAAGTCAGGCAGAATAATTACCTTATTTATTCCACGAATGTTCCGCCAGGCCCTTTTGAATTTAACGACATAGTTGCCGTTAGCCGCAGCGGCAATCTCGATGTTTCCATTATTGAAACGGATGGACGTCGTAACAACATCGTGATTCCCTATACCGTCCTTCCTGGCCTGGTGCGATACGGGCAATACAACTATGAACTGGTTGTCGGTAAATATCATGACGGCGCAGGCGGGTACTCGCCTTCATTTGCTGAAAGCCAGCTTTCCTGGGGAATGAGCAACACAATAACGCTGAATAGTGGGGTGCTTGCTGCTGAAAACTACAGCAGCGTGGCTGCGGGCGTGGGAAAAAATATGGGCAACTTAGGCGCCGTTTCGTTCGATCTTTCCCTCTCTGATACCCGCCTTGCCCGAGGCGATAGTCGGCAGGGGGGCAGTGCACGTTTTTTATATGCGAAGTCATTTATTGATTCACATACTGATTTCCTGGTGGCTGGCTATCGTTATTCCTCTGCGGGCTATTATGATTTTCAGGAGGCGGTGCAGGAACGACGGCGTTGGGATGACGGCCATTATAAAAGCTATTACTGGGATGAAGAAGATAGCAGCGATCCGCAATGGATGGACACCCGGCCGGAGATAACTTACCAGGCAAATTACGCTATCAAAAAAGATCGGTTAGATTTAACGCTCAATCAGCAGATAGGCGAGCTGAGTCAGTTTTATCTCACCTTCAGTAAGCAAAGCTATTGGCAGAATAGTCGTTCGGATACGTCCATACAGTCTGGTTTAACTTCGCGGTTGGGAAAGATGACCTGGAGCCTTTATTACCAGAATACCCGCAGTCACTATATGTCGAACGATAGCAGTTTTAATCTTCGTCTATCGTTGCCGTTAAACTTTGGCAATCATCAAACCAACGCAACGGCAGATTTTCACACTGACCGTTCGGGTAAAGTCTCTTCTACTGCAGGCCTTAGCGGCTCGTTGCTGGAAGATAGCAGACTTAGCTATAGCGTCCAGGCAGAAAAGGACAACTCAACGCGTACAGCAGGTAGCATGAGCATCGGTTATCAGGGTCAGGCCGGAAACCTGTGGCTTGGCTATGCTAACGCAGAGAATACCCAGCAAAGCAGTATGAACCTGTCTGGTGGCATTGTTGCTCACTCTGGTGGGATCACGCTCTCGCAGCCGCTGGGTACAACATTTACACTGATTGAAGCCAAAAATGCTCAGGGTGTGGGTCTTCAAAACCTTACAGGCGTCCGTATTGATCCCTTTGGTTACGCTGTAGCCCCCAACGCCATCCCGTACCGCAACAATACCTATACGCTGAATACCCACGATCTCCCTGACGACCTGGATGTGCCAATGGCAACACAAAATACAGTGCCTACCCGGGGGGCAATAACCCGTGTTCATTTCGACACGTATAGTGGGGAGAGCCTGCTGATCCACAGTCGGTTAGCCGATAACAGTTTTCCTCCTGTGGGTGCACAGGCTTACAGTAAAAGAGATCGCAATAACGGCATTGTCGGGCCAGACGGGGAAATCTTTGTATCCGGTGTTGAGCAGGGAGAAATTCTGGTTATCCGTTGGGGCGATCTGCCTGACGAGCAGTGTCGCATTAAAATTCCAGCGAGTAATGGGCAAAAAAGCACGGGTTATCGCGAAGTCAGCGCGGTTTGCCAATAA
- a CDS encoding fimbrial biogenesis chaperone: MKPFIALFLALFVTHAFGAIQINSSRVIYPGEYKSASLSIQNASKKSYIVQSWLDDDDSNRNKAMVVTPPLLKLLPDQSAVLRFIYSGTGLPTDRESVIWINVQEIPPRASEPNVMQLAVRTRLKLFYRPVSLKTTLVKQVEKLKFERRSDALVINNNGPLHINLSQLIIRTPQGVEKKIPASMILPFSDEKLEFITGSKIVRLTYINDYGGIENIKFD; encoded by the coding sequence ATGAAACCCTTTATTGCCTTATTTCTGGCGTTATTTGTTACGCACGCTTTTGGCGCTATTCAGATCAACAGCTCCAGGGTCATATATCCGGGAGAATATAAGTCTGCCTCGCTCAGTATTCAGAATGCTTCGAAAAAAAGTTATATCGTGCAGTCCTGGCTTGATGACGATGACAGCAATCGTAATAAGGCTATGGTGGTGACGCCACCGTTGCTTAAGTTGCTTCCAGACCAGTCGGCGGTATTGCGCTTTATTTATTCTGGCACAGGTCTACCAACGGACAGAGAAAGTGTTATCTGGATAAATGTGCAGGAGATACCTCCGCGCGCCAGTGAACCCAATGTGATGCAACTGGCCGTACGTACGCGGTTGAAACTCTTTTATCGCCCAGTATCGCTTAAAACAACGCTTGTAAAACAAGTCGAAAAACTCAAGTTTGAACGACGTAGCGATGCGCTGGTTATTAATAACAATGGGCCTTTGCATATAAATCTGAGTCAGTTAATTATTCGTACTCCGCAGGGCGTGGAGAAGAAAATACCTGCATCAATGATTTTACCGTTTAGCGATGAAAAGCTGGAGTTCATCACAGGATCGAAAATCGTCAGGCTAACCTATATTAACGATTATGGTGGGATCGAGAACATTAAATTCGATTAA
- a CDS encoding fimbrial protein, with the protein MKIKPMCLAMLIIGLSSTSVLAADGTLHFKGEVTTSSCTIKGATITDGVAQNVDIDVPMGKIPVHVLGRDVTGPEVGFQIAVENCEAGTYYIVLDGTSPANQPNVLALDTGSTAKGVGIQIKDITEKPVTLTKSLDVNDAKIVINQKGDEGIFDLKANYYAYDKTNLEAGSANATAYFTIVQQ; encoded by the coding sequence ATGAAAATTAAACCTATGTGCCTTGCTATGTTAATAATTGGCCTTTCCTCAACCTCTGTTTTGGCTGCAGATGGTACGCTTCATTTTAAAGGAGAGGTCACGACTTCATCTTGTACAATTAAAGGGGCAACAATAACAGATGGCGTAGCTCAAAACGTTGATATTGATGTGCCTATGGGGAAAATTCCAGTTCATGTTCTGGGTAGAGATGTCACAGGTCCAGAAGTAGGTTTTCAGATCGCTGTAGAAAATTGTGAAGCCGGAACTTATTATATCGTGCTTGACGGAACGAGTCCTGCTAACCAGCCTAACGTTTTAGCCCTTGATACTGGCAGCACTGCCAAAGGTGTCGGTATTCAAATTAAAGATATTACAGAGAAGCCTGTCACACTGACGAAGTCTTTGGATGTCAATGACGCTAAAATAGTCATTAATCAAAAGGGTGATGAAGGTATTTTTGATCTTAAAGCTAATTATTATGCCTATGATAAAACAAATTTAGAAGCAGGCTCAGCTAACGCCACGGCATATTTCACTATCGTTCAGCAATAA
- the paoA gene encoding aldehyde dehydrogenase iron-sulfur subunit PaoA, protein MSNQGEYPEDDQSHDFSLSRRDLIKVSAAAAATAAVYPCGALAEGEPAVTPPPEILPLTLRVNGKSQQLEVDTRTTLLDALRENLQLTGTKKGCDHGQCGACTVLVDGRRINACLTLAIMHQDAEITTIEGLGTPDHLHPMQAAFIKHDGFQCGYCTSGQICSSVAVLKEIEAGIPSHVTLDLVSPPEMTADEIRERMSGNICRCGAYANILDAIEEAAGELKS, encoded by the coding sequence ATGAGCAACCAAGGCGAATATCCTGAAGACGATCAGTCACACGACTTCAGCCTGTCCCGACGGGATCTGATCAAAGTCAGCGCCGCAGCAGCGGCAACCGCGGCGGTTTACCCTTGTGGCGCACTGGCCGAGGGCGAGCCCGCCGTTACACCTCCGCCGGAGATCCTGCCCCTGACGCTACGCGTCAACGGCAAAAGTCAGCAACTTGAGGTCGATACACGCACCACCCTGCTGGATGCGCTGCGCGAGAATTTACAGCTGACCGGCACCAAAAAAGGCTGCGACCACGGACAGTGCGGAGCCTGTACCGTGCTGGTGGATGGCCGCCGGATCAACGCCTGCCTGACGCTGGCGATCATGCATCAGGATGCTGAGATCACCACCATCGAAGGGCTGGGTACGCCTGACCATCTGCACCCCATGCAGGCGGCCTTTATCAAACACGATGGCTTCCAGTGCGGGTACTGCACATCGGGGCAAATCTGCTCCTCTGTCGCGGTACTGAAAGAGATCGAGGCGGGCATTCCCAGCCACGTTACGCTCGATCTGGTCTCTCCGCCGGAAATGACGGCGGATGAAATCCGCGAGCGCATGAGCGGCAACATCTGTCGCTGCGGCGCATACGCCAACA